In Chryseobacterium sp. C-71, the genomic window CCTTCAGGATTTAAATTTATTTTTAAACCATTTCCATAATCAGGAGAACCCTGACTGTAGACAGAACTGCTTATTAAAGCTAATCCAATAAAACTTAATATTTTCTTCATAAATTATTAATTTTTTGGCTGTTATTTTGTGAAAGCCAAATTGGAATTAATAATTTAGTTGTGAAAATTTAATATATATTAAAGGTAAGAGTATAGTTAATAGTTTAAAGTGATGAATTATGAGTTTGAAAAGTCATTAATTGTAAGCAATTATTTTAATTTAAATGGTATTTAATGGTTTGATTTACAGTTTTTTAAATTGAAATTAATTCTACTTTTAAAACTCAAAACGTATAATTAATAACTCAAAACTATAAAACTTATTTTTTAAATCTTTCCCATTTAATCAACATATACTTGTCTGCAAACTGTGTGATAATTAATCCAGAATCTTTAATGTTTTCTTCTTTCGAAATATAATCGATTAGTTCGTTTTGCTTTAAAACTTTATAAACAGGATGGAAATCAGAATGGGGTGGTCTTGTAATATTATATTTCTTAATCCACGAACTTACAGTAACGTGAGAAACCCCGATAATCCTTTCTATTTCACGGAAACTTAATCCTTCAAGATATAACTGAAGTGCTTTTGTAACATAATAATCATCAATCTTTTTACCTAATTTTTTAACGGTAAAATAATAATTACAGTCTTTACAATGGAATCTTTGTTTCTCATTAATGATTCCGCTTTTTACGACTTTTTCACTCTTACATTTCGGGCAAATATTTTCCATATATAGTATTTTAGCAAATATATAATAATTTAGCAATATTAAATTTTAACAATAAGATAATTATACCTGTTAATATTAATTAAACAATAAAATTATCTTTTTAATTTGGTTTTTAAAGATAATATGTTTTAAATTTGCCAAAAAATTCAGATAAATAAATGGAAATAGAAATTTCCTCATGCGAACATTTAATGTATGTGAGTGAAATACAGCAGGAAATGTATGATTCTGCACAGCGACGAGGAACGGGAATCGCTAAACGTTCTATAGAATATTTAAGTAAAAAGATTTCAGAAGGCAATGCTGTAGTTGCTACTGAAAACGGTGAGTGGGTGGGGTTTTGTTATATAGAAACCTGGTCACATGGTCAGTTTGTGGCCAACTCAGGATTAATTGTTTCCCCAAAATTCAGGGAAAGAGGAGCTGCAACTTTAATAAAAGATAAAGTTTTCCAACTTTCCAGAGATAAATATCCGACTGCGAAAATTTTCGGATTGACGACAGGTTTGGCTGTCATGAAAATCAATAGTGATTTAGGGTATAAGCCTGTTATTTATTCTGAATTAACACAGGACGAAGAATTCTGGAACGACTGCAAAAGCTGCGTCAACTATGAAATTTTAATGAAAAAAGAACGTAAAAACTGCCTTTGCACGGCAATGCTTTTCGTTCCTGAAAATAATAAAGTAAATGGAGTTGTAAATAATCAACCCGAAAATCAATATAAAAATGAGCAAGAAAGTAATCTTAGCATTTAGCGGAGGTTTAGATACCTCTTACTGTGCCAAATATTTGAGTGAAACACTTGGATATGAGGTATATGCAGTCACTGTAAATACCGGAGGTTTTTCTAAAGAAGAGGAAAAAGAATTGGAGAAAAAAGCCTTTAATCTTGGGGTGAAAGAATACAGGTGCGTTGATGCTCAGGAAGATTATTACGATTCTTGTGTGAAGTATTTGATCTTTGGGAATGTTTTGAAAAACAATACATATCCATTGTCGGTAAGTGCTGAACGTACAATTCAGGCGCAGGAAATTGGAAAATTTGCGATTGAAATCGGGGCTGATGCGATCGCTCACGGAAGTACGGGTGCTGGAAATGATCAAGTTCGTTTCGATTTAATTTTTAAGGTCATGTGCCCGAATGTAGAAATTATTACGCCAATTCGTGATCTATCTTTATCCCGTGAAGAGGAAATTGAATTTTTGAAAGGCCATGGTTACGAAATGGAATTCCAAAAAGCACAATATTCAGTCAATAAAGGACTTTGGGGAACTTCAGTTGGTGGAAAAGAAACCTTGACTTCAAGAAATTATCTTCCTGAAGAAGCTTTTCCATCTCAGATTAAAGAAACTAAGCCTTCAGAACTGGAAATTGAATTCAAAAATGGTGAAGTTGTAGCGGTAAACGGTGAAAATTTTGAACACTCGGTTTACGCCATTCAAAAAATTGAAGAATTGGCTTCTGCTTATGGAATCGGTCGTGATATTCATGTTGGAGATACAATTGTTGGGATTAAAGGGAGAGTAGGTTTTGAAGCGGCAGCAGCTTCTGTCATCATCAAATCGCATCATTTACTGGAAAAACATACGCTCTCAAAATATCAGCAGATGATGAAATCTCAATTGTCAGATTGGTATGGAAACTGGCTTCACGAGGCGCTTTTCTTAGATCCTGTGATGAGAAATATTGAGTCTTTCTTGGTAGATTCTCAAAAAACGGTAAGTGGAAAAGTGTTTGTGACCCTTCATCCATATAGATTTATTTTAAACGGAATTGAATCTAAGCATGATCTAATGTCCGAAAAATTCGGAAGCTATGGTGAAGCAAATAGAGCGTGGACAGGGGAAGATGTGAAAGGGTACACGAAAATCGTAAGCAATTCTTTAAATATATATCATCAGATTAATTCAGCATTATAATGTAACCCGAAGGGTTCAATAAAAGTAGCCATAGGTGAAACCT contains:
- a CDS encoding GNAT family N-acetyltransferase, with the translated sequence MEIEISSCEHLMYVSEIQQEMYDSAQRRGTGIAKRSIEYLSKKISEGNAVVATENGEWVGFCYIETWSHGQFVANSGLIVSPKFRERGAATLIKDKVFQLSRDKYPTAKIFGLTTGLAVMKINSDLGYKPVIYSELTQDEEFWNDCKSCVNYEILMKKERKNCLCTAMLFVPENNKVNGVVNNQPENQYKNEQESNLSI
- a CDS encoding terminase gpP N-terminus-related DNA-binding protein; amino-acid sequence: MENICPKCKSEKVVKSGIINEKQRFHCKDCNYYFTVKKLGKKIDDYYVTKALQLYLEGLSFREIERIIGVSHVTVSSWIKKYNITRPPHSDFHPVYKVLKQNELIDYISKEENIKDSGLIITQFADKYMLIKWERFKK
- a CDS encoding argininosuccinate synthase codes for the protein MSKKVILAFSGGLDTSYCAKYLSETLGYEVYAVTVNTGGFSKEEEKELEKKAFNLGVKEYRCVDAQEDYYDSCVKYLIFGNVLKNNTYPLSVSAERTIQAQEIGKFAIEIGADAIAHGSTGAGNDQVRFDLIFKVMCPNVEIITPIRDLSLSREEEIEFLKGHGYEMEFQKAQYSVNKGLWGTSVGGKETLTSRNYLPEEAFPSQIKETKPSELEIEFKNGEVVAVNGENFEHSVYAIQKIEELASAYGIGRDIHVGDTIVGIKGRVGFEAAAASVIIKSHHLLEKHTLSKYQQMMKSQLSDWYGNWLHEALFLDPVMRNIESFLVDSQKTVSGKVFVTLHPYRFILNGIESKHDLMSEKFGSYGEANRAWTGEDVKGYTKIVSNSLNIYHQINSAL